From one Coleofasciculus sp. FACHB-1120 genomic stretch:
- a CDS encoding biotin transporter BioY, protein MFAPTELLWALIGLLLTIGGTFLEAYFPNLPWNWSQQGIQTHSLGVTYQIGAVLLVGCMGGKNAGALSQIAYLALGLTPWFPVFSQGGGLDYLTEPSFGYLLGFIPGAWICGLVAFKAPQRLESLSFSCICGLVVIHITGLTYLFVTHFLTWGAVLLPLWEAILKYSIYPLPAQMAVVCAVTVLAYFLRQLMLY, encoded by the coding sequence GTGTTTGCTCCCACTGAACTACTGTGGGCCTTGATTGGCTTACTCCTGACGATTGGTGGTACGTTTCTAGAAGCGTATTTCCCCAACCTTCCCTGGAATTGGTCTCAGCAAGGGATTCAAACTCACTCGCTGGGCGTGACCTATCAAATTGGAGCCGTGCTGCTAGTTGGCTGTATGGGCGGTAAAAATGCCGGGGCGCTCTCTCAAATTGCTTACCTGGCATTGGGTCTAACTCCTTGGTTTCCAGTCTTTTCCCAAGGCGGAGGTCTCGACTATCTTACAGAACCCAGCTTTGGCTACTTACTAGGCTTTATTCCGGGTGCGTGGATTTGTGGCTTAGTAGCTTTTAAGGCACCGCAGCGATTGGAGTCTTTGTCCTTCAGCTGTATCTGTGGCTTAGTGGTTATCCATATCACTGGTTTGACTTATCTCTTCGTAACCCATTTTTTGACCTGGGGAGCCGTATTACTGCCGTTATGGGAAGCAATTTTGAAATACTCCATCTATCCTTTGCCCGCCCAGATGGCAGTCGTTTGTGCAGTCACAGTCTTGGCTTATTTCTTACGCCAGCTAATGCTTTATTAA
- the bioB gene encoding biotin synthase BioB yields the protein MVQASVSNVDVNSNSQESLRQWLQNLTSRIIAGERIGRAEAIALSQIEGEENILLLCEAADKVRQACCGNVVDLCSIVNVKSGNCSENCGFCSQSSHHPGQDSPIYGLKSTEEILAQAKAAEAAGAKRFCLVSQGRGIKYNSPKSAEFEQILETVRGIIAETQIKPCCALGEVTPEQAQALAEAGVTRYNHNLEASENFFPEIVTTHTWRDRVQTIQNLKAAGIQACTGGIMGLGESWEDRVDLALALRELEVESVPLNLLNPREGTPLSDRPKLDPYEALKAIAIFRLILPEQILRYAGGREAVMGELQAMGFQAGMNAMLIGHYLTTIGQPPEQDHAMLESLGLTGGEAPIPGEYTAKG from the coding sequence GTGGTTCAAGCATCGGTGTCAAACGTGGATGTTAACAGCAATTCTCAGGAGTCACTGCGGCAATGGCTGCAAAACCTGACCTCTCGGATTATTGCTGGTGAGCGGATTGGGAGAGCCGAAGCGATCGCGCTGTCCCAAATTGAAGGTGAAGAAAATATTTTGCTGCTATGCGAAGCAGCCGACAAAGTCCGTCAAGCTTGTTGCGGAAACGTAGTCGATTTGTGCAGCATTGTCAATGTAAAATCTGGCAATTGCTCGGAAAACTGTGGCTTCTGTTCCCAGTCTAGTCACCACCCCGGTCAAGACTCGCCAATTTATGGCTTGAAATCTACTGAGGAGATTCTTGCCCAAGCCAAAGCAGCCGAAGCCGCCGGGGCAAAGCGGTTTTGTTTAGTTTCTCAAGGACGCGGCATTAAGTACAACAGCCCCAAATCGGCGGAATTTGAACAAATTCTGGAAACGGTACGGGGAATTATTGCCGAAACCCAGATTAAACCTTGCTGTGCTTTGGGCGAAGTGACACCAGAACAAGCCCAGGCGCTGGCTGAGGCTGGAGTAACGCGGTACAACCATAATTTAGAGGCATCGGAGAACTTTTTCCCAGAGATAGTGACGACGCACACATGGCGCGATCGCGTTCAAACTATCCAAAATCTCAAAGCAGCAGGAATTCAAGCCTGCACGGGTGGAATTATGGGATTGGGCGAAAGCTGGGAAGACCGAGTGGATCTGGCGTTGGCGCTGCGGGAATTGGAAGTCGAATCCGTCCCGCTGAATTTATTAAATCCCAGAGAAGGGACACCCCTAAGCGATCGCCCGAAACTCGATCCTTATGAAGCCCTCAAAGCGATCGCCATTTTCCGCCTCATCCTTCCCGAACAAATTCTGCGCTACGCTGGCGGACGGGAAGCCGTGATGGGAGAACTCCAAGCAATGGGCTTTCAAGCAGGAATGAATGCCATGCTGATTGGACACTACCTCACTACCATCGGGCAACCGCCAGAGCAAGACCATGCTATGCTCGAATCCCTAGGACTTACGGGCGGCGAAGCACCCATTCCTGGCGAATACACTGCTAAGGGATGA
- a CDS encoding transglycosylase domain-containing protein, with translation MTSPQQPPKTILGQLTQAVQTIQAKVNFNALALKPNAKVPELWVQDAGAAKAEVYPLLGDRYLLGRSSKSCDIVIRNPVVSQVHLSLNREGRRGHSFVIKDENSTNGIYRGRRRLNSLMLRHGDILTLGPPELADAVRLQYHNPPPWYVLGTRYALYGVGGLTSLLALWILFEWRNIPIRPLPPGVQGPVVINSDDGTPLQRPRTVAHRELGRLSEFSKYLPQAVIASEDSRYYWHFGVDPIGTLRAVVTNVKGGGIRQGGSTITQQLARSLFREYVGTEDSAGRKIKEAIVALKLETFYSKNEIMRNYLNRIYLGVGANGFEDAAQFYFDKSARDLNISEAATLVAILPAPNSFNPIRDYKTAIGLRDRIINRMANLGFISAEEAQRARRSRIDVSPKAREALASIKAPYFYSYVFTELQFLLGEQLAKEGNFFVETNLDLETQQKAETALRNGVNTIGGSYRFSEGAIVTLDSSNGSIRALVGGTDFQKSQFNRATQAKRQPGSTFKIFAYASALEQGNSPGKFYSCAPVVWQSQRFRGCERVGGSGTDMYTALAQSENAIALRVAQDVGLERVVEMARRLGITTPLNPVPGLVLGQSETTVLEMTGAFGALENGGVWNRAHAIQRIRDSSDCKDFNNPQTCRVIYSFEEEAGATKRVLSQGIADTMTNMLRGAVRGGTARAASIGFGEVGKTGTTNSGVDLWFIGYVPSQDLVTGIWLGNDDNTPTRGSSGQAAQVWANYMRQVVR, from the coding sequence ATGACCTCACCCCAACAACCGCCGAAAACCATCCTGGGTCAGCTAACTCAGGCAGTACAGACCATTCAAGCCAAGGTAAATTTTAATGCGCTAGCGCTGAAGCCCAATGCCAAGGTGCCGGAATTGTGGGTGCAGGATGCCGGTGCTGCGAAGGCAGAGGTTTATCCACTGTTAGGCGATCGCTATTTACTAGGACGCAGTTCTAAATCTTGCGATATCGTCATCCGCAATCCAGTCGTTAGCCAGGTTCATCTTTCACTAAACCGAGAAGGACGGCGCGGGCACTCCTTTGTCATCAAGGATGAAAACTCCACTAATGGCATTTACCGGGGGAGACGGCGGCTGAATAGCCTCATGCTACGCCACGGCGATATCCTCACCCTAGGACCACCCGAATTGGCGGATGCGGTTCGGCTTCAATACCACAATCCGCCCCCCTGGTACGTGCTAGGGACTCGTTACGCCCTCTATGGGGTGGGTGGACTGACCAGCTTATTGGCATTGTGGATTCTTTTTGAGTGGCGTAATATTCCGATTCGACCTTTGCCTCCTGGCGTACAAGGGCCAGTAGTAATTAATTCTGATGATGGGACGCCGTTACAGCGTCCCCGAACGGTGGCGCACCGGGAATTGGGGCGATTATCAGAATTTTCTAAGTATCTGCCTCAAGCAGTGATTGCATCGGAAGACAGCCGCTATTACTGGCACTTCGGGGTTGATCCTATTGGCACGCTACGGGCGGTGGTGACGAATGTCAAGGGAGGCGGAATTCGTCAAGGCGGTAGCACGATCACGCAACAGTTGGCGCGGAGTTTGTTTCGGGAGTATGTGGGGACAGAAGATAGCGCGGGGCGAAAAATCAAGGAGGCGATCGTCGCTCTGAAGCTGGAGACGTTCTACAGTAAGAACGAGATCATGCGAAATTATCTGAACCGCATCTACTTGGGGGTTGGTGCGAACGGATTTGAGGATGCGGCTCAGTTTTATTTCGATAAATCTGCCAGAGACTTAAATATTTCCGAAGCGGCGACGCTGGTGGCGATTTTGCCAGCACCGAATAGTTTTAATCCGATTCGGGATTATAAAACGGCGATTGGACTGCGCGATCGCATTATCAACCGCATGGCAAATCTGGGGTTTATCAGTGCGGAAGAAGCTCAACGAGCAAGGCGATCGCGTATTGACGTTAGCCCCAAAGCCAGAGAAGCTTTGGCTAGCATTAAGGCACCCTATTTTTACAGCTACGTTTTCACCGAACTCCAATTCTTGTTGGGAGAGCAACTGGCAAAAGAAGGCAATTTTTTTGTCGAAACCAACCTGGATCTAGAGACTCAGCAAAAGGCGGAAACTGCCCTCCGCAACGGAGTTAATACCATTGGGGGAAGTTACAGGTTCTCTGAGGGAGCAATTGTCACCCTCGACTCCAGCAACGGATCAATTCGCGCCTTGGTCGGTGGCACAGATTTTCAAAAAAGTCAATTTAATCGCGCGACTCAAGCCAAGCGACAACCGGGTTCCACCTTCAAAATTTTTGCCTACGCTTCAGCACTTGAACAAGGTAACTCGCCGGGAAAGTTTTATTCTTGCGCCCCTGTAGTATGGCAGAGTCAACGCTTTCGGGGGTGCGAAAGAGTAGGGGGTAGCGGGACGGATATGTACACCGCGCTTGCCCAGTCTGAGAATGCGATCGCGCTGCGAGTGGCGCAGGATGTCGGTTTAGAGCGGGTTGTGGAGATGGCGAGACGACTGGGCATCACAACGCCGCTTAATCCGGTTCCCGGTTTGGTGTTGGGGCAAAGCGAAACCACTGTCTTGGAGATGACGGGGGCTTTCGGTGCCTTGGAAAATGGCGGCGTCTGGAATCGCGCCCACGCTATTCAGCGGATTCGGGACAGCAGCGATTGCAAAGATTTCAATAATCCGCAAACCTGCCGGGTGATTTACTCCTTCGAGGAGGAAGCCGGGGCGACAAAGCGGGTGCTGTCTCAGGGAATCGCAGATACCATGACGAATATGCTTCGGGGCGCAGTGCGAGGGGGTACGGCACGGGCGGCGTCGATTGGCTTCGGAGAGGTGGGGAAGACGGGCACCACGAATAGCGGTGTTGACTTGTGGTTTATCGGCTACGTTCCCAGTCAGGATCTCGTTACCGGCATCTGGCTGGGAAATGACGACAACACTCCAACGCGAGGAAGTAGCGGACAAGCTGCCCAAGTTTGGGCAAACTATATGCGGCAAGTGGTGCGTTAA
- a CDS encoding dynamin family protein — MDISLVSSEAVDLLSRITGQKLRKQDLTPPVIFLAALITVLLGVMLLDGAVTDEEKRRWQQTLNRFIPSEDARQLSQLMSKGVRQNQVYKKLNELLILTAPFSESERLLLIGFGYEMSAADGDMDAREKKYLEVIANRLEINPQHLAVLEAGFSHQGTVEPAALEEVQSLLDPARFHALDAVFIKAANDLLAILPAKSKQQAKQQQRLNLPYEELQRFQGYRQQLETASKQLAEIIQEGTNEGVLPNNLAAQVEQASQKLSSQRFRVAVVGEFSQGKSTLLNALLGEEIQPVREIPCSGTVTVLRYGEQKRVICRYKDKREEEIPFEQYKIKAAISEEAALDCVSDELARSDIEEIIFEHPDLELCRSGVEIVDSPGLNEHPDRTAITQQLLKDTDAAIFLINASRPLTQGERDLIQDLKTQLNGGKTDEAANNLFVVVNFMDLLRSENGRQQVRQRIERFVQGQNPIVAGENRVHFISAQATLDAIFAGTEDDYLKAFQNFTGSIEKFLTTERGLIKLQQSTTGLNRIIQSCCDELNQFEGILNGKLKVSEENKQKLLEQMGESSGRDVKIKLLAAQLVEESTDEAIDSYNEWCEELGDIMAENSEGWTSNHNQKKKLFQDYAKQFSTDISKEFNTWVDESIKGSILLPNLEVLNTEIRQHIEAIHESIQSFDSKIGSNLSDQFDLSLSTAGVKMNLASSSNLDDDTKGIGLFGSLGTGGAVAGTLLAFTGLGLVPIAIAGGAAAAIAGWLFGEDEEELEQQIKQEVYEQGFDKFNESAQEVFDKVSEYIASVFYERSEAAIEVIEQAISLSENFLAQEEKAHTETLEQRQAEKAFLSKKRQELEQVQKNIEAILPF, encoded by the coding sequence ATGGATATTTCACTGGTTAGCTCTGAAGCTGTTGATTTGTTGTCGCGAATTACTGGACAAAAGCTGCGTAAACAGGATCTGACTCCTCCGGTGATATTTTTAGCAGCTTTGATAACCGTTCTGTTGGGAGTGATGCTTTTAGATGGCGCAGTCACAGATGAGGAAAAGCGACGCTGGCAGCAAACCCTTAATCGTTTTATTCCCTCAGAGGATGCGCGTCAGTTATCACAACTGATGAGTAAGGGAGTCCGACAGAATCAAGTTTATAAAAAACTGAATGAGTTGCTAATCCTAACGGCTCCGTTTTCAGAATCAGAAAGATTGTTGTTGATTGGCTTTGGCTATGAAATGTCAGCAGCAGATGGGGATATGGACGCCCGTGAGAAAAAGTATTTAGAAGTAATTGCTAATCGGTTAGAGATTAACCCACAACACTTAGCAGTTTTAGAAGCTGGATTCAGTCATCAAGGTACTGTGGAACCAGCAGCTTTAGAGGAGGTTCAGTCTTTACTAGATCCCGCTCGCTTCCACGCGCTTGATGCAGTATTTATCAAAGCTGCTAATGATCTGTTGGCGATTCTACCTGCTAAATCTAAACAGCAAGCCAAGCAACAACAGCGCCTAAACTTGCCCTATGAGGAGCTACAGCGGTTTCAAGGGTATCGGCAACAGTTAGAAACCGCTTCTAAGCAACTTGCCGAGATTATCCAAGAAGGCACGAATGAGGGTGTACTGCCTAACAATCTAGCAGCACAAGTAGAGCAAGCGTCTCAGAAATTGAGTTCTCAGCGCTTCCGAGTGGCAGTTGTAGGAGAGTTTAGCCAAGGAAAATCAACATTATTGAATGCTTTACTAGGTGAAGAAATTCAACCCGTTAGAGAGATTCCCTGTAGCGGTACGGTGACAGTTCTCAGATATGGAGAGCAAAAACGGGTAATTTGCCGTTATAAAGATAAACGAGAGGAAGAAATTCCATTTGAACAGTACAAAATTAAAGCAGCAATTTCAGAAGAAGCCGCCTTGGATTGCGTCAGTGATGAATTAGCTCGTTCTGATATTGAAGAGATTATTTTTGAACATCCCGATTTAGAGTTATGCCGAAGTGGTGTTGAAATAGTGGATTCTCCTGGGTTGAACGAACATCCTGACCGAACTGCGATTACTCAACAACTACTCAAAGATACAGATGCCGCGATTTTCCTAATCAATGCCTCACGTCCTCTAACTCAAGGAGAACGCGACTTGATCCAAGATTTGAAGACTCAATTAAATGGTGGGAAGACAGATGAGGCTGCCAACAATTTGTTTGTAGTTGTGAATTTTATGGATCTGTTGCGTAGTGAAAATGGTCGGCAGCAAGTTCGACAACGAATTGAGAGGTTTGTTCAGGGTCAAAATCCTATCGTAGCAGGTGAAAACCGCGTTCATTTCATTTCGGCTCAAGCGACGCTGGATGCAATTTTTGCGGGAACTGAGGATGATTATCTGAAAGCGTTTCAGAATTTTACCGGGTCTATCGAGAAGTTTTTAACAACTGAGCGTGGATTGATAAAACTTCAGCAATCGACAACCGGGCTTAATCGGATTATTCAATCTTGCTGTGATGAGCTAAATCAATTTGAGGGAATTTTAAATGGGAAATTAAAAGTTTCTGAAGAAAATAAGCAAAAACTTTTAGAACAAATGGGTGAGTCTAGCGGTCGTGATGTCAAAATTAAGCTTTTAGCAGCTCAATTGGTAGAGGAATCAACTGATGAAGCTATTGATTCTTATAATGAATGGTGTGAAGAATTAGGTGATATCATGGCTGAGAACAGTGAAGGCTGGACTTCTAACCATAATCAGAAAAAGAAACTGTTTCAGGACTATGCTAAGCAGTTCTCCACAGATATATCCAAGGAATTTAACACTTGGGTAGATGAGAGTATAAAAGGTTCTATTTTACTACCAAACCTAGAAGTATTAAATACGGAAATACGTCAACACATAGAAGCAATTCACGAAAGTATCCAAAGCTTTGATTCAAAAATTGGATCTAACCTAAGTGACCAGTTTGACCTCTCGCTTTCCACTGCTGGAGTCAAGATGAACCTTGCTTCATCAAGTAACTTGGATGATGATACCAAGGGAATTGGTTTATTTGGCAGTTTAGGTACAGGTGGGGCAGTTGCTGGGACGTTACTGGCATTTACAGGTCTTGGTCTTGTTCCAATAGCGATAGCTGGGGGGGCGGCGGCTGCTATTGCCGGGTGGTTATTTGGTGAAGATGAAGAAGAACTTGAACAGCAAATCAAACAAGAAGTTTATGAGCAAGGGTTTGACAAATTTAACGAATCGGCGCAAGAAGTTTTTGACAAGGTTAGCGAATACATTGCCTCAGTTTTTTACGAACGCTCAGAAGCGGCAATAGAAGTAATTGAGCAAGCAATCTCCTTATCTGAAAACTTCTTAGCCCAGGAGGAGAAAGCTCATACAGAAACACTAGAACAACGTCAAGCTGAAAAAGCTTTTCTCTCTAAGAAGCGTCAGGAACTTGAGCAGGTGCAAAAGAATATTGAAGCAATCCTTCCTTTCTGA
- the lspA gene encoding signal peptidase II, with amino-acid sequence MNFKNYFFWIAAFVSLILDRVTKYWVVQNFVYKETLALWPNVFHFTYELNPGAAFSWFQGEVWLPWLSLGVSLFLIGFALVNPNLDRWEQLGCGFILGGAVGNGIDRFFNSCVINDKFFSGCVVDFLDFRLIHFAVFNLADMFINVGMVCLLIAWFWNQPSSSGRPR; translated from the coding sequence ATTAATTTCAAAAATTATTTTTTTTGGATCGCCGCTTTCGTTAGCCTGATTCTAGATCGGGTAACTAAATATTGGGTGGTGCAGAATTTTGTCTATAAAGAAACCTTAGCGCTGTGGCCTAATGTATTCCACTTTACCTATGAATTGAACCCTGGGGCTGCTTTTAGCTGGTTTCAAGGAGAAGTTTGGTTGCCCTGGCTTTCTTTGGGGGTAAGTCTATTCTTAATCGGATTCGCTTTAGTAAACCCCAACTTGGATCGCTGGGAACAATTAGGCTGTGGCTTTATCTTAGGCGGAGCGGTGGGCAATGGAATTGACCGATTTTTCAACAGTTGCGTCATCAACGATAAATTTTTCAGCGGTTGTGTCGTTGATTTCTTAGATTTTCGGTTGATTCACTTTGCCGTATTTAATCTCGCAGATATGTTTATTAATGTAGGTATGGTGTGTTTGTTGATTGCCTGGTTTTGGAATCAACCCTCCTCATCTGGCAGACCCCGCTGA